In Sphingomonas phyllosphaerae, one DNA window encodes the following:
- a CDS encoding class I fructose-bisphosphate aldolase, with amino-acid sequence MTPIVKSILDKYEATSPAVKANLARILMQGKLGGTGKLIILPVDQGFEHGPARSFAVNPPAYDPHYHYQLAIDAGLSAYAAPLGALEAGADTFAGQIPTILKVNSSNSWATQIAQAQTGSVEDALRLGCAAIGFTIYPGADDIFAAMEQIRALREEAAAAGLATVIWSYPRGGKLSKDGELALDVGAYAAHMAALLGAHIIKVKLPSAHIEQPEAQKSYEGTDWSNQADRVRHVVQSSFAGRRIVVFSGGAAKGTDAVYQDARDILAGGGNGSIIGRNTFQRERGEALAMLDKLVSIYKGEE; translated from the coding sequence ATGACGCCGATCGTGAAGTCGATTCTGGACAAGTACGAAGCCACCAGCCCGGCGGTGAAGGCCAATCTGGCGCGCATCCTGATGCAGGGGAAGCTGGGCGGCACCGGCAAGCTCATCATCCTGCCCGTCGATCAGGGCTTCGAGCATGGCCCGGCGCGCAGCTTCGCGGTCAACCCGCCCGCCTATGACCCGCATTACCATTACCAGCTCGCGATCGACGCCGGGCTATCGGCCTATGCCGCGCCGCTCGGCGCGCTCGAGGCGGGGGCGGATACGTTCGCGGGGCAGATCCCGACGATCCTCAAGGTCAACAGCTCGAACAGCTGGGCGACGCAGATCGCGCAGGCGCAAACCGGCAGCGTCGAGGACGCGCTGCGGCTCGGCTGCGCGGCGATCGGCTTCACCATCTATCCGGGTGCCGACGACATCTTCGCGGCGATGGAGCAGATCCGCGCGCTGCGCGAGGAAGCCGCCGCGGCAGGCCTCGCGACCGTGATCTGGAGCTATCCGCGCGGCGGCAAGCTCAGCAAGGACGGCGAACTGGCGCTCGACGTCGGCGCGTACGCCGCGCACATGGCGGCGCTGCTCGGCGCACACATCATCAAGGTGAAGCTGCCCAGCGCACACATCGAACAGCCCGAGGCGCAGAAGAGCTACGAGGGCACCGACTGGTCGAACCAGGCCGATCGCGTCCGCCACGTCGTCCAGTCGAGCTTCGCGGGCCGCCGGATCGTCGTCTTCTCGGGCGGCGCGGCCAAGGGCACCGACGCGGTCTATCAGGATGCGCGCGACATCCTCGCGGGTGGCGGCAACGGCTCGATCATCGGCCGCAACACCTTCCAGCGCGAGCGCGGCGAGGCGCTGGCGATGCTCGACAAGCTGGTGTCGATCTACAAGGGCGAGGAATAA
- a CDS encoding MerC domain-containing protein — protein MARNFSDDGKIGRLDRVAMWLSAACVVHCLATAILVAILSTAGGILGSPVIHETGLVLAIALGCVAFGRGIVAHRRVLPIVLGATGLSLMMAALVVAHAGGHLAESALTIVGVAVLAAGHALNRR, from the coding sequence ATGGCCCGTAATTTCAGCGACGATGGCAAGATCGGCCGGCTCGACCGCGTCGCGATGTGGTTGTCGGCGGCGTGCGTCGTGCATTGTCTGGCGACCGCGATCCTGGTCGCGATCCTGTCGACCGCGGGCGGTATCCTGGGCAGCCCGGTGATCCACGAAACCGGGCTGGTGCTGGCGATCGCGCTGGGCTGCGTCGCGTTCGGGCGCGGGATCGTCGCGCACCGGCGCGTGTTGCCGATCGTGCTCGGCGCGACAGGGCTGTCGCTGATGATGGCCGCGCTGGTCGTCGCCCATGCCGGGGGGCATCTGGCCGAATCGGCGCTGACGATCGTCGGTGTCGCGGTGCTGGCGGCGGGACATGCGCTCAATCGGCGCTGA
- a CDS encoding M23 family metallopeptidase produces MTKLGWSILALILLLGAGFASMVSIGSRAPVAAPTPAPVAAIPPAASGGQLLVPVAGVARDALVDTFGQPRDGGARHHEAIDIMAPRGTPVLAAADGRVDKLFDSAAGGRTIYIRSTDGATMYYYAHLDGYRDGLTEGQVIRRGEPIATVGATGNADAAAPHLHFSVLRTAPAQGWSEGEAVDPFPLLAEPRANR; encoded by the coding sequence ATGACCAAGCTCGGCTGGTCGATCCTCGCGCTCATCCTGCTGCTCGGCGCGGGCTTCGCGTCGATGGTGTCGATCGGTTCGCGCGCGCCGGTCGCCGCGCCGACCCCGGCGCCGGTCGCGGCCATACCCCCCGCGGCGAGCGGCGGGCAGCTGCTGGTGCCGGTGGCCGGCGTGGCGCGCGACGCGCTGGTGGACACCTTCGGGCAGCCGCGCGACGGCGGCGCGCGCCACCACGAGGCGATCGACATCATGGCGCCCCGCGGGACGCCGGTGCTCGCCGCCGCCGACGGCCGCGTCGACAAATTGTTCGACAGCGCGGCGGGCGGTCGCACGATCTACATTCGCTCCACCGATGGCGCGACCATGTATTATTACGCGCATCTCGACGGCTATCGCGACGGGCTGACCGAGGGACAGGTGATCCGCCGCGGCGAGCCGATCGCGACGGTCGGGGCGACCGGCAATGCCGATGCCGCGGCGCCGCACCTGCATTTCTCGGTGTTGCGCACCGCGCCGGCACAGGGCTGGTCGGAGGGGGAAGCGGTGGATCCCTTTCCGCTTCTTGCCGAACCGCGCGCCAACCGCTAA
- a CDS encoding inositol monophosphatase family protein: MPSHSGLFTVIERAARKAAPRLRRDFNEVQHLQVSRKGPADFVSQADQRCERTLYDELSKARPDWGFVMEEGGTIEGDPNKPRFIIDPLDGTSNFLHGIPHFCISIAVEEPMPNGKREITTALVYQPLTDESFWAEKGRGAWLQDQRLRVSSRREPSEALIATGIPFMGHGDFVQWTRIFGAVAPQVAGIRRLGAAALDLAWVAAGRFDGYWESDLKLWDVAAGMLLVKEAGGYVTDFRGGDRAIERNEFLAANDALHNKLHKMVAQALR; the protein is encoded by the coding sequence ATGCCATCCCATTCCGGCCTGTTCACCGTCATCGAACGCGCGGCGCGCAAGGCGGCGCCGCGGCTGCGTCGCGACTTCAACGAGGTCCAGCACCTGCAGGTCAGCCGCAAGGGGCCGGCCGATTTCGTCAGCCAGGCCGACCAGCGCTGCGAGCGGACGCTGTACGACGAACTGTCGAAGGCGCGCCCCGATTGGGGTTTCGTCATGGAAGAAGGCGGGACGATCGAGGGCGATCCGAACAAGCCGCGCTTCATCATCGACCCGCTCGACGGCACGTCGAACTTCCTCCACGGCATCCCGCATTTCTGCATCTCGATCGCGGTCGAGGAGCCGATGCCGAATGGCAAGCGCGAGATCACGACCGCGCTCGTCTATCAGCCGCTGACCGACGAGAGCTTCTGGGCCGAAAAGGGCCGCGGCGCGTGGCTACAGGACCAGCGGCTGCGCGTGTCGTCGCGGCGCGAGCCGTCCGAGGCGCTGATCGCGACCGGTATCCCGTTCATGGGGCATGGCGACTTCGTGCAATGGACGCGCATCTTCGGCGCGGTTGCACCGCAGGTCGCGGGCATCCGCCGGCTCGGCGCGGCGGCGCTCGACCTCGCCTGGGTCGCGGCCGGGCGGTTCGACGGCTATTGGGAAAGCGACCTGAAGCTGTGGGACGTCGCGGCGGGGATGCTGCTGGTCAAGGAAGCCGGCGGCTACGTCACCGACTTCCGCGGCGGCGACCGCGCGATCGAGCGCAACGAGTTTCTCGCGGCGAACGACGCGCTGCATAACAAGCTGCACAAGATGGTCGCGCAGGCGCTGCGGTAA
- the dxs gene encoding 1-deoxy-D-xylulose-5-phosphate synthase, translated as MVEVPNTPLLDTVDTPADLRRLKPEQLRQLADELRQETISAVGVTGGHLGSGLGVVELTVAIHYVFDTPTDRLIWDVGHQCYPHKILTGRRDRIRTLRQGGGLSGFTKRSESEYDPFGAAHSSTSISAALGFATASKLADKPGKGIAVIGDGAMSAGMAYEAMNNAEAAGNRLVVILNDNDMSIAPPVGGLSAYLSRMVSSREFLGVREIMKRVAKRLPRRFQSAARKTDEYARGMTMGGTLFEELGFYYVGPIDGHNLDHLIPVLENVRDAEEGPILVHVVTKKGKGYAPAENAADKYHGVQKFDVITGTQAKAPPGPPAYQNVFGEALSKAADADDRICAITAAMPSGTGLDKFATSHPERFFDVGIAEQHAVTFAAGLAAQGMRPFCAIYSTFLQRAYDQVVHDVAIQNLPVRFAIDRAGLVGADGATHAGSFDVTYLATLPNFVVMAAADEAELVHMVQTCVEHDTGPIAVRYPRGNGTGVALPETPRALEIGKGRIVREGKKVAILSLGTRLTEALKAADTLDAKGLSTTVADLRFAKPLDEALIRRLLTTHEVAITIEENAVGGLGAHVLTLASDEGLTDAGLRIRTMRLPDLFQDQDKPELQYAQARLDADAIVDTVLKALRYNEAGVIARA; from the coding sequence ATGGTTGAAGTCCCGAACACGCCGTTGCTCGACACCGTCGATACGCCCGCCGATCTCCGCCGCCTGAAGCCGGAACAGCTGCGCCAGCTCGCCGATGAATTGCGGCAGGAGACGATCTCGGCGGTCGGCGTGACCGGCGGCCATCTCGGCTCGGGGCTGGGCGTGGTCGAACTGACCGTTGCGATCCACTATGTCTTCGATACCCCGACCGATCGGCTGATCTGGGACGTCGGGCACCAATGCTACCCGCACAAGATCCTGACCGGGCGGCGCGACCGGATCCGCACGCTGCGGCAGGGCGGGGGGCTGTCCGGCTTCACCAAGCGCAGCGAGAGCGAATACGACCCATTCGGCGCGGCGCACAGCTCGACCTCGATCTCCGCGGCGCTGGGCTTCGCGACCGCCAGCAAGCTCGCCGACAAGCCCGGCAAAGGCATCGCGGTGATTGGCGACGGCGCGATGTCGGCGGGCATGGCCTATGAGGCGATGAACAACGCCGAGGCGGCGGGCAACCGGCTGGTCGTGATCCTCAACGACAATGACATGTCGATCGCGCCGCCGGTCGGCGGACTGTCGGCCTATCTGTCGCGGATGGTGTCGAGCCGCGAGTTCCTGGGCGTGCGCGAGATCATGAAGCGCGTCGCCAAGCGGCTGCCGCGGCGCTTCCAGTCGGCGGCGCGCAAGACCGACGAATATGCGCGCGGGATGACGATGGGCGGCACGCTCTTCGAGGAGCTGGGCTTTTATTATGTCGGCCCGATCGACGGCCATAATCTCGACCATCTGATCCCGGTGCTCGAGAATGTCCGCGATGCGGAGGAGGGGCCGATCCTCGTCCATGTCGTGACCAAGAAGGGCAAGGGCTATGCCCCGGCCGAGAATGCCGCCGACAAATATCACGGCGTCCAGAAGTTCGACGTCATCACCGGCACGCAGGCCAAGGCCCCGCCTGGCCCGCCCGCCTATCAGAATGTCTTCGGCGAGGCGCTGAGCAAGGCCGCGGACGCCGACGACCGGATTTGCGCGATCACCGCCGCGATGCCGTCGGGCACCGGGCTCGACAAGTTCGCGACATCGCACCCGGAGCGCTTCTTCGACGTCGGCATCGCCGAGCAGCACGCCGTCACGTTTGCGGCGGGACTCGCCGCGCAGGGGATGCGGCCGTTCTGTGCGATCTATTCGACCTTCCTGCAACGCGCCTACGATCAGGTCGTGCACGATGTCGCGATCCAGAACCTGCCGGTGCGCTTCGCGATCGACCGCGCCGGGCTGGTGGGCGCGGACGGCGCGACCCATGCGGGCAGCTTCGACGTCACCTATCTGGCGACGCTCCCCAATTTCGTCGTGATGGCCGCCGCCGACGAGGCCGAGCTGGTCCATATGGTGCAGACCTGCGTCGAGCATGATACGGGACCGATCGCGGTCCGCTATCCGCGCGGCAACGGCACCGGCGTCGCGCTGCCCGAAACGCCCAGGGCGCTGGAGATCGGCAAGGGCCGCATTGTCCGCGAGGGCAAGAAGGTCGCGATCCTGTCGCTCGGCACGCGGCTGACCGAAGCGCTCAAGGCCGCCGACACGCTCGACGCCAAGGGTTTGAGCACCACGGTCGCCGACCTGCGCTTCGCCAAGCCGCTCGACGAGGCGCTGATCCGCCGCCTGCTCACCACCCACGAGGTGGCGATCACGATCGAGGAGAATGCGGTCGGCGGGCTCGGCGCGCACGTGCTGACGCTGGCCTCGGACGAGGGGCTGACCGACGCGGGGCTGCGCATCCGCACGATGCGGCTGCCCGATCTGTTCCAGGATCAGGACAAGCCCGAGCTGCAATATGCGCAGGCGCGGCTCGATGCCGATGCGATCGTCGACACGGTGTTGAAGGCGCTGCGCTATAACGAAGCGGGCGTCATCGCGCGCGCGTGA
- a CDS encoding L,D-transpeptidase family protein yields the protein MKRIAPVVVSVLAVTLTAAAPAQQGSTPPLDPAVLRMQVVLDKLGFGPGVIDGRGGQSLTNALKGFQESRGLRVTGKPDAATLDALRRFGNVQPTMQVTLDVAAMRGPYVPQMPDDYAEKAKLPAMAYSRPLEKLAERFHTTPKVLAELNPGVTKIGVGSKITVPNTFPTSRAYPADATPQWRATLASLNVEAAVPKAAKIVVDKSDGILRVLDVNGHLIAQYTATIGSSRDPLPLGNWKVLHVSPNPDWKMNPKILKGVPDSKQAQIIPPGPNNPVGVVWIDLSKEHYGIHGTSEPEQIGRAQSNGCVRLTNWDAARVALMVKGGTPVLFQA from the coding sequence GTGAAGCGTATCGCCCCCGTCGTCGTCAGCGTCCTTGCCGTGACGCTCACCGCCGCCGCCCCGGCGCAGCAGGGTTCGACCCCGCCGCTCGACCCGGCGGTGCTGCGGATGCAGGTCGTGCTCGACAAGCTCGGCTTCGGCCCCGGCGTGATCGACGGGCGCGGCGGGCAGTCGCTGACCAATGCGCTCAAAGGCTTTCAGGAAAGCCGCGGGCTGCGCGTGACCGGCAAGCCCGATGCCGCGACGCTCGACGCGCTGCGCCGCTTCGGCAATGTCCAGCCGACGATGCAGGTGACGCTCGACGTCGCCGCGATGCGCGGCCCCTATGTGCCGCAGATGCCGGACGATTATGCCGAGAAGGCCAAGCTGCCGGCCATGGCGTACAGCCGCCCGCTCGAAAAGCTCGCCGAGCGTTTCCATACCACGCCCAAGGTGCTGGCCGAGCTGAACCCCGGCGTCACCAAGATCGGCGTCGGCTCGAAGATCACCGTGCCCAACACCTTCCCGACCTCGCGCGCCTATCCGGCCGATGCGACGCCGCAATGGCGCGCGACGCTCGCCTCGCTCAACGTCGAAGCGGCGGTGCCCAAGGCCGCGAAGATCGTCGTCGACAAGTCGGACGGCATCCTGCGCGTGCTCGACGTTAACGGGCATCTGATCGCGCAATATACCGCGACGATCGGCTCGTCGCGCGATCCGTTGCCGCTCGGCAACTGGAAGGTGCTGCACGTCTCGCCCAATCCCGACTGGAAGATGAACCCCAAGATCCTCAAGGGCGTGCCCGACAGCAAGCAGGCGCAGATCATCCCGCCCGGCCCGAACAACCCGGTCGGCGTCGTGTGGATCGACCTGAGCAAGGAGCATTACGGCATCCACGGCACCAGCGAGCCCGAGCAGATCGGCCGCGCGCAGTCGAACGGCTGCGTGCGCCTGACCAATTGGGACGCGGCGCGCGTGGCGTTGATGGTGAAGGGGGGAACCCCGGTGCTGTTCCAGGCCTGA
- a CDS encoding HAMP domain-containing sensor histidine kinase yields the protein MPWPRSLAGQMALLVALALFMAQAINLALLLRERGAVRMAQITRPAAYRIADALDQEAAGRPVVADRGRVRLVPDDPITRAMIAQPAVARELTSQLADMGVRVAAVDVAIAKPWQYRIPLSRFERRMAARAARDDGPRDSIVIAVKRTDGRWMALAGGLPRDDLRLFWRLLGQTLILYVVVLVPVLWVARRISRPLRELAAAARGYSPAAKPEPLEESGPPDVCAVIAAFNALRLRVTAMLDEKDRMLGAIGHDLRTPLAALRVRIESVEDDQDRARMADTIAEMNRTLDDILSLARLGRPSEPETEVDLAALVDAVVEDFRDLGEAVTFEEAERLRMRLRPSLIRRAVRNLIENAVKYAGAADVSLASDARMASIMVADRGPGIPPERLDQVFDPFFRLESSRNRHTGGIGLGLALARAIVEEAGGRIVLAAREGGGLVATITLPRG from the coding sequence ATGCCCTGGCCGCGCAGCCTGGCGGGGCAGATGGCGTTGCTGGTCGCGCTGGCGCTGTTCATGGCGCAGGCGATCAACCTCGCGCTGCTGCTGCGTGAACGCGGCGCGGTGCGGATGGCGCAGATCACGCGCCCCGCCGCCTATCGCATCGCCGACGCGCTGGATCAGGAAGCCGCCGGGCGGCCGGTGGTCGCCGATCGCGGCCGCGTCCGGCTGGTGCCGGACGACCCGATCACGCGCGCGATGATCGCGCAACCCGCGGTGGCGCGTGAGTTGACGAGCCAGCTTGCCGACATGGGCGTGCGCGTCGCGGCGGTCGATGTCGCGATCGCCAAGCCATGGCAATATCGTATCCCGCTCAGCCGCTTCGAGCGCCGGATGGCGGCGCGGGCGGCGCGCGACGACGGGCCGCGCGATTCGATCGTGATCGCGGTGAAGCGCACCGACGGACGCTGGATGGCGCTGGCCGGCGGGCTGCCGCGCGACGACCTGCGCTTGTTCTGGCGGCTGCTCGGACAGACGTTGATCCTGTACGTCGTGGTGCTGGTGCCGGTATTATGGGTGGCGCGGCGCATCTCGCGTCCGCTGCGCGAACTGGCGGCGGCGGCGCGCGGTTACTCCCCCGCCGCGAAGCCCGAGCCGTTGGAAGAGAGCGGCCCGCCGGACGTGTGTGCGGTGATCGCCGCGTTCAACGCGCTGCGGCTGCGCGTCACGGCGATGCTCGACGAAAAGGACCGGATGCTCGGCGCGATCGGTCACGACCTGCGCACGCCGCTCGCCGCGCTGCGGGTGCGGATCGAGTCGGTCGAGGACGATCAGGATCGTGCGCGGATGGCCGATACGATCGCGGAGATGAACCGCACGCTCGACGATATCCTGTCGCTGGCGCGGCTGGGGCGGCCGAGCGAGCCGGAAACCGAAGTCGATCTGGCGGCGCTGGTCGATGCGGTGGTCGAGGACTTCCGCGATCTGGGCGAGGCGGTGACGTTCGAGGAGGCGGAGCGGCTGCGGATGCGATTGCGGCCATCGCTGATCCGGCGCGCGGTGCGCAACCTGATCGAGAATGCGGTGAAATATGCGGGGGCAGCGGACGTGTCGCTGGCGTCGGACGCGCGCATGGCGTCGATCATGGTCGCGGATCGCGGACCGGGCATCCCGCCCGAGCGGCTGGATCAGGTGTTCGATCCGTTCTTCCGGCTGGAAAGCTCGCGCAACCGGCATACCGGCGGGATCGGGCTTGGGCTCGCGCTGGCGCGGGCGATCGTCGAGGAAGCCGGGGGACGGATCGTGCTGGCCGCGCGGGAGGGCGGCGGGCTGGTGGCGACGATCACATTGCCGCGGGGGTAA
- a CDS encoding ribbon-helix-helix protein, CopG family — translation MLGVRLDTELEERLANVARTQGRSKSDIAREAVRRYVELHDEAFRREARRQSQRASRRDTQEDYAFWEQAEREDAAWR, via the coding sequence GTGCTCGGCGTCAGGCTCGATACGGAACTCGAAGAACGGCTCGCCAATGTCGCGCGCACGCAGGGGCGTAGCAAGAGCGATATCGCGCGCGAGGCGGTGCGGCGCTACGTGGAACTGCACGACGAGGCGTTCCGCCGCGAGGCGCGCCGCCAGTCGCAGCGCGCCTCGCGCCGCGACACGCAGGAGGATTACGCCTTCTGGGAGCAGGCCGAGCGTGAGGACGCGGCATGGCGGTGA
- the thiE gene encoding thiamine phosphate synthase, translating into MTEDPLGPLDPDFGANFKRDDRRPPCQLYLISPLDVTGAFPDRLKNALDARPVAAFQFRVKDVDQHSAARLAEPLQRICADREVAFIVNDSVSLAKRLGADGVHLGQEDGDPREVREALGPAVQIGVTCHDSRHLAMEAGEAGADYVAFGSFYPTTTKAVEHHPEPVILSWWHALFELPSVAIGGITPDNAAPLIAAGADFIAASNAIWGGDEAAAIRAFDTVLKR; encoded by the coding sequence ATGACTGAAGACCCGCTCGGCCCGCTCGATCCTGATTTCGGCGCCAACTTCAAGCGCGACGATCGCCGTCCGCCTTGCCAGCTCTACCTGATCTCGCCGCTCGACGTGACCGGCGCCTTCCCAGATCGCCTCAAGAACGCGCTCGACGCCCGCCCGGTCGCGGCGTTCCAGTTCCGCGTCAAGGACGTCGACCAGCATAGCGCCGCGCGCCTCGCCGAGCCGCTCCAGCGGATCTGCGCCGACCGCGAGGTGGCGTTCATCGTCAACGATTCGGTCAGCCTCGCCAAGCGGCTCGGCGCAGACGGCGTGCATCTCGGGCAGGAGGACGGCGACCCGCGTGAGGTGCGCGAGGCGCTCGGCCCGGCGGTGCAGATCGGCGTTACCTGTCACGACAGCCGCCATCTCGCGATGGAGGCTGGCGAGGCGGGCGCGGACTATGTCGCGTTCGGCAGCTTCTATCCGACCACCACCAAGGCCGTAGAGCATCACCCCGAGCCAGTGATCCTGTCGTGGTGGCACGCACTGTTCGAGCTTCCATCGGTCGCGATCGGCGGCATCACGCCCGACAACGCCGCGCCGCTGATCGCCGCCGGTGCCGATTTCATCGCCGCCAGCAATGCGATATGGGGCGGCGACGAGGCGGCGGCGATCCGCGCCTTCGACACGGTGCTGAAGAGATAA
- the efp gene encoding elongation factor P: protein MKISGVDIRPGNIIEYEGGIWRAVKIQHTQPGKGGAYMQVELKNLRDGRKNNVRFRSAETVERVRLDTKDFQFLFAEGDGLVFMDKETYEQVTLPRDLLGDAAAFLQDGMDVVMELYDEEPISVQLPDTIEATIVEADAVVKGQTASSSYKPAILDNGVRVMVPPHIASGVRIVVDVYEQTYVRRAD, encoded by the coding sequence ATGAAGATCAGCGGCGTGGACATCCGTCCCGGCAACATCATCGAGTACGAAGGCGGCATCTGGCGCGCGGTCAAGATCCAGCACACGCAGCCCGGCAAGGGCGGCGCGTACATGCAGGTCGAGCTGAAGAACCTGCGCGACGGCCGCAAGAACAACGTCCGCTTCCGCTCCGCCGAGACGGTCGAGCGCGTCCGCCTCGACACCAAGGATTTCCAATTCCTGTTCGCCGAGGGCGACGGGCTGGTCTTCATGGACAAGGAAACCTACGAGCAGGTGACGCTGCCGCGCGACCTGCTCGGCGACGCCGCCGCCTTCCTGCAGGACGGCATGGACGTCGTCATGGAACTCTATGACGAAGAGCCGATCAGCGTGCAGCTGCCCGACACGATCGAGGCGACGATCGTCGAGGCCGACGCGGTGGTGAAGGGGCAGACCGCCTCGTCGAGCTACAAGCCGGCGATCCTCGACAACGGCGTCCGCGTGATGGTTCCGCCGCACATCGCCAGCGGCGTGCGGATCGTCGTCGACGTGTACGAGCAGACCTACGTTCGCCGCGCGGACTGA
- a CDS encoding transcriptional repressor gives MARHAHHEPHGDDLLAAAKATLERSGEQWTAMRANVYAALSGFAKPASAYDIAEALSRSEGRRIAANSIYRILDLFVAANLALRVESANAYVANAHPGCRHDCIFLVCDGCGSTTHFDDDSLTGGLRAAASAAGFEAERPVIEVRGRCADCAAAARARSGQSTH, from the coding sequence ATGGCGCGACATGCACATCACGAACCGCACGGCGACGATCTGCTCGCCGCCGCGAAGGCGACGCTGGAGCGCTCGGGCGAGCAATGGACCGCGATGCGCGCCAACGTCTATGCGGCGCTGTCGGGGTTCGCCAAGCCCGCCTCGGCCTATGACATCGCGGAGGCGCTGTCGCGCAGCGAGGGGCGGCGGATCGCGGCCAACAGCATCTATCGCATCCTCGATCTGTTCGTGGCCGCCAATCTCGCGCTGCGCGTCGAGAGCGCCAATGCCTATGTCGCCAACGCGCATCCCGGTTGCCGGCACGATTGCATTTTCCTCGTCTGCGACGGCTGCGGCAGCACCACGCACTTCGACGACGATTCGCTGACCGGCGGATTGCGCGCGGCTGCCAGCGCCGCCGGGTTCGAGGCGGAGCGCCCGGTGATCGAGGTGCGCGGGCGCTGCGCCGACTGCGCCGCGGCGGCACGCGCGCGAAGCGGGCAATCGACACACTGA
- a CDS encoding type II toxin-antitoxin system PemK/MazF family toxin — MAVSDAPEIRHGAIVLVDAPEGASGGPRACVVVQADLFNDSHATVTLCPLTTVVGGEVLFRVTISPQEHTGLTVECEVQVDRITSIRRHRIVKVIGHASATRMEQVDQALRRWLAL, encoded by the coding sequence ATGGCGGTGAGTGATGCGCCTGAAATCCGCCACGGCGCGATCGTACTCGTCGATGCACCCGAGGGCGCGAGCGGCGGCCCGCGCGCGTGCGTCGTGGTGCAGGCCGATCTGTTCAACGACAGCCACGCCACCGTCACGCTCTGCCCACTCACCACCGTCGTCGGCGGCGAGGTGCTGTTCCGCGTCACGATCTCGCCACAGGAACATACCGGCCTCACCGTCGAGTGCGAGGTGCAGGTCGATCGCATCACCAGCATCCGCCGTCACCGCATCGTCAAGGTGATCGGCCATGCCTCCGCCACCCGCATGGAGCAGGTCGATCAGGCGCTGCGCCGCTGGCTCGCTTTGTAA